One Trichosurus vulpecula isolate mTriVul1 chromosome 7, mTriVul1.pri, whole genome shotgun sequence genomic region harbors:
- the TPBG gene encoding trophoblast glycoprotein, with amino-acid sequence MPGGCARGSAAATAAGDRRLRLARLLLVLLGWVSSSTSTSSSSPSSSSTSSSSPASSVSAQPPPPPPPPPPGHCPAPCECSEAARTVKCVNRNLTEVPGDLPRYVRTLFFTGNQLTVLPAGAFASRPPLADLAALNLSGSRLQEVRAGAFEHLPSLRQLDLSHNPLAVLSPVAFSGGGSNASGLVRSPLAELFLNDILPPRDSELRNRSFVGMVAAALQSGGALGNLLRLELSGNHFYYLPRNMFSGLPKLKHLDLHNNSLVSLRDLALGNLTQLETLHLGNNAFKALHNDTMAQLQALPSLRINLDSNPWLCDCNLADTVAWLKETNVVEGKTTLSCFSPEKMRNRPLVKLNSSELDCGPPPPLDPLQTSYVFLGIVLALIGAIFLLVLYLNRKGIKKWLYNIRDACRDHMEGYHYRYEINADPRLTNLSSNSDV; translated from the coding sequence ATGCCTGGAGGGTGCGCCCGGGGCTCCGCTGCCGCCACCGCTGCCGGGGACCGGAGACTGCGGCTGGCCCGGCTGTTGTTGGTTCTCCTGGGCTGGGTCTCCTCGTCCACCAGCACTTCCTCGTCGTCTCCGTCGTCTTCCTCGacttcttcatcttctccagcCTCCTCGGTGTCAGCTCAGCCACCGCCCCCGCCGCCTCCGCCGCCCCCTGGCCACTGCCCTGCGCCCTGTGAGTGCTCCGAGGCGGCCCGGACCGTCAAGTGTGTCAACAGGAACCTGACCGAGGTGCCGGGGGATCTACCCCGCTACGTGCGCACCCTCTTTTTCACAGGCAACCAGCTGACAGTACTGCCCGCGGGTGCCTTCGCCTCACGGCCGCCCCTGGCCGACCTAGCCGCCCTGAACCTCAGCGGCAGCCGCCTGCAAGAAGTGAGAGCTGGCGCCTTCGAGCACCTGCCCAGCCTGCGCCAGCTGGACCTCAGCCACAACCCACTGGCAGTCCTGAGCCCCGTCGCCTTTTCTGGCGGCGGCAGCAATGCCAGCGGCTTGGTCCGGAGTCCCCTCGCGGAGCTGTTCCTGAACGACATCCTGCCACCCCGGGACTCGGAGCTCCGAAACCGGAGCTTCGTGGGCATGGTGGCGGCGGCGCTGCAAAGTGGGGGCGCTCTGGGCAACCTGCTCCGTCTGGAGCTGTCCGGCAACCACTTCTATTACCTGCCGCGGAACATGTTCTCCGGCCTGCCCAAGCTCAAGCACCTGGACCTCCACAACAACTCGCTGGTGAGCCTGCGCGACCTGGCCTTAGGTAACCTAACGCAACTGGAAACTCTCCACCTCGGGAACAACGCATTCAAGGCCTTGCATAATGATACCATGGCCCAGCTGCAGGCTCTGCCCAGCCTGCGGATCAACCTAGACAGCAACCCCTGGCTCTGTGACTGTAACCTGGCTGATACGGTGGCCTGGCTCAAAGAAACTAATGTGGTAGAGGGCAAAACCACCCTCTCCTGCTTCTCCCCAGAGAAAATGAGGAACCGTCCCTTGGTGAAACTCAACAGCTCTGAGCTGGACTGTGGCCCACCACCCCCTCTAGACCCTTTGCAGACTTCTTACGTCTTTCTAGGGATAGTTTTAGCCCTTATTGGAGCAATTTTCTTACTGGTTTTGTATTTGAACCGCAAAGGCATAAAAAAGTGGCTATATAACATCAGAGATGCCTGCAGGGATCACATGGAAGGTTATCACTACAGATATGAAATCAATGCGGACCCCAGGTTAACAAACCTCAGCTCCAATTCAGATGTCTAA